A DNA window from bacterium contains the following coding sequences:
- a CDS encoding methyltransferase domain-containing protein, which yields MVRREHNLPNDLICIDLGCGIRKQKGYIGVDGIKLEGVDVVCDIEKSLPFKDSTIDRIYANFLFEHITNFIPFMQELYRICKNGATILASFPYWSSVTQWKDPTHKQVITVETFKYFSTDKWYGSDYRINTNFKVNSVKYNYLPPFNNWRCFFLFPFRKFLSRHLINIVHSVWIELDVIK from the coding sequence ATGGTTAGACGAGAACATAATCTACCAAATGATTTAATTTGTATCGATTTAGGTTGTGGCATCCGAAAACAGAAGGGATATATAGGAGTTGATGGTATAAAATTAGAAGGAGTTGATGTTGTTTGTGATATTGAAAAAAGCCTACCCTTTAAAGATAGTACAATTGATAGAATATATGCCAACTTCTTGTTTGAACATATAACCAATTTTATTCCTTTTATGCAAGAGCTTTATCGTATCTGTAAAAATGGAGCAACAATCTTAGCTAGTTTTCCTTATTGGTCATCAGTTACACAATGGAAAGACCCTACACATAAGCAAGTTATTACTGTTGAAACTTTCAAGTATTTTTCTACGGATAAGTGGTATGGTTCAGATTATAGAATTAACACAAATTTTAAAGTTAATAGCGTTAAATATAATTATCTTCCACCTTTTAATAATTGGCGTTGTTTCTTCTTATTTCCTTTCAGAAAATTTTTAAGTAGGCATCTTATTAACATAGTCCATTCGGTATGGATAGAATTGGATGTGATTAAATAG